From the Streptomyces sp. NBC_01216 genome, the window GCCGCTGGAGGACCAGCGGATCGGCCGCGTCCGCCTTGTTGACGACCACGACCTCCGGCACGTTCACCGCGCCGACGTCGCGGAACACCTCGCGGACGGCGGCGAGCTGCTCCTCCGGGACCGGGTGTGAGCCGTCCACCACGTGCAGGATCAGGTCGGAGTCGCCGACCTCCTCCATGGTGGAGCGGAACGCCTCGACCAGGTGGTGCGGCAGGTGGCGAACGAACCCGACGGTGTCGGCCAGGGTGTAGACCCGGCCGGTGGGCGTCTCGGCCCGGCGGACGGTCGGGTCGAGGGTGGCGAACAGCGCGTTCTCCACCAGCACGCCCGCCCCGGTCAGCCGGTTGAGCAGCGAGGACTTGCCGGCGTTGGTGTATCCGGCGATGGCGACCGAGGGAACCTTGTGACGGCGTCGCTCCTGCCGCTTGATGTCGCGGCCGGTCTTCATCTCCGCGATCTCCCGGCGCATCTTCGCCATCTTCTCGCGGATCCGGCGCCGGTCGGTCTCGATCTTGGTCTCACCCGGACCGCGCGTGGCCATGCCACCGCCGCCGCCACCGCCCATCTGACGGGAGAGCGACTGGCCCCAGCCGCGCAGCCGCGGCAGCATGTACTGCATCTGCGCCAGGGCGACCTGTGCCTTGCCCTCGCGCGACTTGGCGTGCTGGGCGAAGATGTCGAGGATCAGGGCGGTCCGGTCGACCACCTTGACCTTGACGACGTCTTCGAGGGCGATGAGCTGACCGGGGCCGAGTTCGCCGTCGCAGACGACGGTGTCGGCACCGGACTCGAGCACGATGTCCCGCAGCTCCCGGGCCTTGCCCGAGCCGATGAAGGTGGCCGGGTCCGGCTTGTCACGGCGCTGGATGACGCCGTCGAGGACCAGGGCTCCCGCCGTCTCGGCGAGGGCGGCGAGCTCCGCGAGGGAGTTCTCCGCGTCCTGGACGGTCCCCGAGGTCCATACGCCGACCAGCACCACACGCTCCAGGCGCAGCTGCC encodes:
- the hflX gene encoding GTPase HflX, with protein sequence MTSSSSPSQDEQSFAETSRTESLRADALMEEDVAWSHEIDGERDGDQFDRSERAALRRVAGLSTELEDVTEVEYRQLRLERVVLVGVWTSGTVQDAENSLAELAALAETAGALVLDGVIQRRDKPDPATFIGSGKARELRDIVLESGADTVVCDGELGPGQLIALEDVVKVKVVDRTALILDIFAQHAKSREGKAQVALAQMQYMLPRLRGWGQSLSRQMGGGGGGGMATRGPGETKIETDRRRIREKMAKMRREIAEMKTGRDIKRQERRRHKVPSVAIAGYTNAGKSSLLNRLTGAGVLVENALFATLDPTVRRAETPTGRVYTLADTVGFVRHLPHHLVEAFRSTMEEVGDSDLILHVVDGSHPVPEEQLAAVREVFRDVGAVNVPEVVVVNKADAADPLVLQRLMRAERHAIAVSARTGEGIEELRALIDAELPRPRVEIEALVPYTEGGLVSRVHAEGEMLSEEHTPEGTLVKARVHEELAAFLTPFVPAAH